The proteins below come from a single Rhizobium tropici CIAT 899 genomic window:
- a CDS encoding aldo/keto reductase, which yields MDMRKLGRTDLFVAPIVFGGNVFGWTADEKTSYALLDAFFDAGFNTIDTADVYSRWVPGNKGGDSEEIIGKWLKQGRVSRDKTIIITKVGSEMGPGKKGLKAGYIIEAAEASLKRLQTDHIDLYLSHWPDAETPHEESLAAYAKLKEQGKIRHVGCSNLDATQLQASLDAAAKAGLPRYDVLQPEYNLYARDSFEGPLADLCVKEEIGVITYFSLAAGFLTGKYRTKADTEGRARENRVAAYFDDKGLRILAALDKVAAETGAKPAEIALAWLLRKRGVTAPIASATSLSQLDALINSAKLSLSDDAMRLLDAAGE from the coding sequence ATGGACATGCGCAAGCTTGGACGAACCGATCTGTTTGTCGCCCCCATCGTTTTCGGCGGCAATGTCTTCGGCTGGACGGCCGATGAGAAAACCTCCTATGCACTGCTCGACGCCTTCTTCGATGCCGGCTTCAACACGATCGATACCGCCGATGTCTATTCCCGCTGGGTTCCGGGCAACAAGGGTGGCGATTCCGAGGAGATCATTGGCAAGTGGCTGAAGCAGGGCCGCGTTTCGCGCGACAAGACCATCATCATCACCAAGGTCGGATCGGAGATGGGGCCGGGTAAGAAGGGCCTCAAGGCCGGTTATATCATCGAGGCAGCGGAAGCCTCGCTGAAGCGGCTGCAGACCGATCACATCGACCTTTATCTGTCGCACTGGCCGGATGCAGAGACGCCGCATGAGGAATCGCTCGCCGCCTATGCCAAGCTGAAGGAACAGGGCAAGATCCGCCATGTCGGCTGCTCGAACCTCGATGCGACGCAGCTGCAGGCGTCGCTGGATGCTGCCGCCAAGGCTGGCCTGCCGCGATACGACGTGCTGCAGCCCGAATATAATCTCTATGCCCGCGACAGCTTCGAAGGGCCGCTTGCGGATCTCTGCGTTAAGGAAGAGATCGGCGTCATCACCTATTTCAGCCTCGCCGCCGGCTTCCTGACTGGCAAGTACCGCACCAAGGCCGATACCGAGGGACGGGCGCGCGAGAACCGCGTTGCCGCCTATTTCGACGACAAGGGCCTGCGCATCCTTGCAGCGCTCGACAAGGTCGCCGCCGAAACCGGCGCCAAGCCCGCCGAGATCGCGCTTGCCTGGCTCTTGCGCAAGCGCGGCGTCACGGCTCCGATCGCCAGCGCCACCAGCCTCAGCCAGCTCGACGCGCTCATCAATTCGGCAAAGCTTTCGCTTTCCGACGACGCCATGCGCCTGCTCGACGCAGCCGGCGAATAA
- a CDS encoding Gfo/Idh/MocA family protein, translating to MLRFGILSTAKIGRDLVVPAIQDAENCVVTAIASRDLARARQMADRFSVPHAFGSYEEMLASDAIDAVYIPLPTSQHVEWTIKAADAGKHVLCEKPIALKADEIDSLIAARDRNKVLVTEAYMVTYAPVWRKVRSLLADGAIGRLRHIQGAFTYFNRDAGNMRNIPALGGGGLPDIGVYPTISTRFVTGREPLRIQAVTERDPEFGTDIYSSVKADFGDFELTFYISTQMANRQVMVFHGTEGFIEVKSPFNADRYGAEELELTNRGHSESQIFRFPDSRQYRREAEAFASAALGQGAEVVSLESSKLNQKVIDAIYRASEKDGWEPV from the coding sequence ATGCTGCGTTTCGGAATTCTGTCGACGGCCAAGATCGGTCGCGATCTGGTGGTGCCGGCCATCCAGGATGCGGAAAACTGCGTCGTGACTGCCATTGCCAGCCGCGATCTCGCCCGCGCCCGGCAGATGGCCGATCGCTTTTCCGTGCCGCATGCTTTCGGCTCCTATGAAGAGATGCTCGCCTCCGACGCGATTGACGCCGTCTATATCCCGCTGCCGACCTCTCAGCATGTCGAATGGACGATCAAAGCTGCCGATGCCGGCAAGCATGTGCTGTGCGAAAAGCCGATCGCGCTCAAGGCAGATGAGATCGACAGCCTGATCGCCGCGCGCGACCGCAACAAGGTGCTGGTAACGGAAGCCTATATGGTCACCTATGCGCCGGTCTGGCGCAAGGTTCGCTCGCTGCTGGCGGACGGCGCCATCGGCCGCCTGCGCCACATCCAGGGCGCCTTCACCTATTTCAACCGCGATGCCGGCAACATGCGCAACATTCCCGCACTTGGCGGCGGCGGTCTGCCCGACATCGGCGTCTATCCCACGATCAGCACCCGTTTCGTCACCGGCCGCGAACCGCTGCGTATTCAGGCGGTGACCGAGCGTGACCCGGAATTCGGCACCGACATCTACTCCAGCGTCAAGGCAGACTTCGGCGACTTCGAACTGACCTTCTATATCTCGACGCAGATGGCCAACCGTCAGGTCATGGTCTTCCACGGCACGGAAGGTTTCATCGAGGTGAAGTCGCCCTTCAATGCCGATCGCTATGGAGCGGAAGAGCTGGAGCTGACCAATCGCGGCCATTCGGAATCGCAGATCTTCCGTTTCCCCGACAGCCGCCAATACAGGCGCGAGGCTGAAGCTTTCGCCTCTGCTGCGCTCGGTCAAGGCGCGGAAGTCGTGTCTCTGGAAAGCTCGAAGCTCAACCAGAAGGTCATCGACGCCATCTATCGCGCCAGCGAGAAGGATGGCTGGGAGCCGGTCTGA
- a CDS encoding GNAT family N-acetyltransferase, with the protein MTVTIRDARPDDEARWRALWDCYLAFYGVTVAPDITDATWRRVFDPASAIFMRVAEVDGEVKGFTLSLTHEGTWVRAPDCYLEDLFVDESARGHGVGRALLDDLVALCKKNGWARLYWHTEEGNATARKLYDTYVESDGHIRYRISF; encoded by the coding sequence ATGACCGTGACGATCCGAGACGCCAGACCCGACGACGAAGCGCGCTGGCGCGCGCTATGGGACTGCTATCTGGCCTTCTACGGCGTCACCGTCGCGCCCGACATCACCGATGCAACGTGGCGCCGGGTCTTCGATCCGGCGTCGGCGATCTTCATGCGCGTGGCCGAAGTGGACGGCGAAGTGAAGGGCTTTACCCTCAGCCTCACGCATGAGGGCACATGGGTGCGCGCACCCGATTGCTATCTGGAGGACCTGTTCGTCGATGAAAGCGCCAGAGGCCACGGCGTCGGCCGGGCGCTCTTGGACGATCTCGTCGCTCTCTGCAAGAAGAACGGCTGGGCCCGGCTTTACTGGCACACCGAGGAAGGCAATGCGACTGCCCGCAAGCTCTACGACACCTATGTCGAGAGCGACGGGCATATTCGCTATCGCATCAGCTTTTAA
- a CDS encoding alpha-2-macroglobulin family protein — translation MSRRAFIGFSAFLLATFASLTPSLAADIKRQVVTTKDGDYFGFDLRTEQNVTLDQCSASCIGDKSCKAFTYNPKVKWCFMKSDFNQLNSFPGAIAGKIVETAATSEPDIGAAPALSFLSDNFVQSARDAKNTLTLGSELKGQGVESLIALGRIELTSGNVNDALNAFQGALSLSPDNGDLWVEMARAANTITNDTSIATRAAYAALNGYQLTRTTSSRADALAVLAEALKNAQNYRPALSAYKASLNLVSSAAVQAAYNDLLARQGFRVTGNTLDNDNASPRACVQFSEKLVKSGVDYTPFVTLNGAAPKGVDAKDNQICVEGLEFGQHYRISLRAGLPSSVDENLASQVNVDIYVKDRTASLRFTGDNFVLPSTARRGIPIVSVNATTANLKLYRIGDRNIAQLLNNSQFLTQVDSYSAQTIQDTNGELIWQGSIEIKQELNKEVATSFPVDEALPKRKPGVYVLTAVAPESGGHEWDPQATQWFVVSDIGVTTYAGTDGLNVFARSLGSAKPLGGIQLQLLAKNNEILGTAKTDDNGRAVFSAGLMRGTAGMTPAVITAQNGDQDYVFLDMTRAGFDLSDRGVAGRTAPGAIDLLTWTERGIYRAGETVHASALARDVSSTAVENLPLTFVFLRPDGVEDRRIVTDGGKLGGYNVDLPLQQTSMRGTWTMNIYTDPKGASIGSQTFLVDDFVPDRIEFDMKSDAKEIEVGQPTPVNVDGRYLYGAPAAGLNLEGEVTLKPTRQSDAFKGYQFGLADEGAGKANANNDDEDSSSGDSKAESTQVPLEDLQALDENGKTTFNVTINDTPSTTQLLNANITVRMQEAGGRAVERSLTLPVKADGPRIGIKPEFDGDLGENSVGNFHVIVVDANGQKQAMQGLTWKLLSVERNYQWYRDGSSWKFEPIMSTKQVAVGTVNTTTDGAAISMPVTWGRYRLEVSTADANGPESSVEFNAGWYVASTSTETPDALEIALDKESYHVGDTAKLKVTSRYAGQLMVTAGSETLISVTNADIGAAGGEVDVPVTADWGAGTYLTATLFRPGDAQESRMPMRAIGIKWAPVDPGERKLQIKIDAPEKTLPRQPLNIALQVAGAGANEDAYVTIAAVDVGILNLTRYQPPAPDDWYYGQRQLGLEIRDIYGRLIDGSLGATGKLRTGGDGGQAALQASPPKEKLVAFFSGPVKLDASGKANVSFDIPQFNGTARLMAVAWSKAGVGHATRDVIIRDPVVVTASLPKFLAPGDKANLRLDVANTDAPAGEYTLAVTGNSAVTVDASAAQQKINLQTGGKYNITLPLTGGQPGDGTVSIKLSNASGMSLDQSVDIPVRPSQLPVTERRVIALAPGKSLTVNADLLADSVLPGASVSVNVSRSSAFDVPALLMSLSHYPYGCAEQTASSAMPLLYFSDMAIKNGLANDAEIQKRVQDSIYRELSYQSSTGSFGLWGPGSGDLWLDAYVMDFLTRAREQKYSVPDQAMVQGLENLQNALSANTNVKDNGNEIAYALYVLARNKKASISDLRYYADTMLNDFPTPLSKAHLAAALALYGDAQRSRNIFVDSLQMSQKAAVTKVSFVRSDYGSSLRDGAAVLALAAESRPVPPIIPELASVVAKDWQSRKYTSTQEQTWMLLAARALQNGDDGLTLDVNGAAHSGTYMAQMSGDALMGHPLTVTNTTRQPLSAAVTTVAAPVAQLPAGGNGFKIERKYYTLDGEEVNVSQAQQNERYVVVLHVTENNDWPQRILVTDLLPAGFEIDNPSIVNSAQLSNFDWLSDIQPAHVEFRNDRFVAAFDQGSGADRDMTFAYVVRAVTPGVYDHPAASVEDMYRPQFSARTAMGRMEVLGAQQ, via the coding sequence ATGTCTAGGCGCGCGTTTATCGGCTTCTCTGCTTTTCTTCTCGCCACTTTCGCATCTCTGACCCCTTCACTGGCGGCTGACATCAAGCGCCAGGTGGTGACCACGAAGGATGGCGATTACTTCGGCTTCGATCTGCGCACGGAGCAGAATGTGACGCTGGATCAGTGCTCCGCGTCCTGCATCGGCGACAAGTCCTGCAAGGCCTTCACCTACAATCCCAAGGTGAAGTGGTGCTTCATGAAGTCGGACTTCAACCAGCTCAACAGCTTCCCCGGCGCGATCGCCGGCAAGATCGTCGAGACGGCGGCCACCAGCGAGCCGGATATCGGCGCGGCCCCTGCCCTTTCCTTCCTGTCCGACAATTTCGTCCAGAGCGCCCGCGATGCAAAGAACACGCTGACGCTCGGCAGCGAACTGAAGGGCCAGGGCGTCGAAAGCCTGATTGCGCTCGGCCGTATCGAGCTGACTTCGGGCAATGTCAACGATGCCCTGAACGCCTTCCAGGGTGCGCTCTCGCTCAGCCCCGACAATGGCGACCTGTGGGTCGAGATGGCGCGCGCCGCCAATACGATCACGAACGACACGTCTATCGCTACGCGCGCCGCCTATGCCGCACTCAACGGCTATCAGCTGACCCGCACGACGAGCAGCCGCGCCGATGCGCTGGCCGTTCTCGCCGAGGCGCTGAAGAATGCGCAGAACTATCGCCCTGCGCTCAGCGCTTACAAGGCAAGTCTCAATCTCGTGAGCTCGGCCGCCGTCCAGGCAGCCTATAACGATCTTCTGGCCCGCCAGGGCTTCCGCGTGACCGGCAATACGCTCGACAACGACAATGCATCGCCGCGCGCCTGCGTGCAGTTCTCCGAAAAGCTGGTAAAGAGCGGCGTCGATTATACCCCCTTCGTCACCCTCAACGGCGCCGCGCCGAAGGGTGTCGATGCCAAGGACAACCAGATTTGTGTCGAAGGTCTGGAATTCGGCCAGCACTACCGCATTTCGCTGCGCGCCGGCCTGCCCTCCTCGGTGGATGAAAACCTCGCCTCGCAGGTCAACGTCGATATCTACGTCAAGGATCGCACGGCTTCGCTGCGCTTCACGGGCGACAATTTCGTCCTGCCGTCGACCGCGCGCCGCGGCATCCCGATCGTTTCGGTCAACGCCACTACGGCCAATCTCAAGCTCTATCGCATCGGCGACCGCAATATTGCGCAGCTTCTGAACAATTCGCAGTTCCTGACGCAGGTGGACAGCTACAGCGCCCAGACCATCCAGGATACCAATGGCGAACTGATCTGGCAGGGCTCCATCGAGATCAAGCAGGAACTCAACAAGGAAGTCGCGACCAGCTTCCCTGTGGACGAGGCGCTGCCGAAGCGCAAACCCGGCGTCTATGTGCTGACGGCGGTTGCGCCCGAGAGCGGCGGCCATGAATGGGACCCCCAGGCGACACAGTGGTTCGTCGTTTCCGACATCGGCGTCACCACCTATGCCGGCACCGACGGGCTGAATGTCTTTGCCCGCTCGCTCGGCAGCGCAAAGCCGCTCGGCGGCATCCAGCTACAGCTGCTCGCCAAGAACAACGAAATCCTCGGCACGGCGAAGACCGACGACAATGGCCGCGCCGTCTTCAGCGCCGGCCTGATGCGCGGCACGGCGGGCATGACGCCGGCCGTGATCACGGCTCAGAACGGTGATCAGGATTATGTCTTCCTCGACATGACCCGCGCCGGCTTCGATCTTTCGGACCGCGGCGTTGCCGGCCGAACAGCGCCCGGCGCGATCGACCTTTTGACCTGGACGGAACGCGGCATCTACCGCGCCGGCGAGACGGTGCATGCTTCCGCACTTGCCCGCGACGTCAGCTCGACGGCGGTTGAAAACCTGCCGCTCACCTTCGTCTTCCTGCGCCCGGATGGCGTCGAGGATCGCCGCATCGTCACCGACGGCGGCAAGCTCGGCGGCTACAATGTCGACCTGCCGCTGCAGCAGACCTCGATGCGCGGCACTTGGACGATGAACATCTATACCGACCCGAAGGGCGCCTCGATCGGCTCGCAGACCTTCCTCGTCGACGATTTCGTGCCGGATCGCATCGAATTCGACATGAAGAGCGACGCCAAGGAGATCGAAGTCGGCCAGCCGACTCCGGTTAATGTCGATGGACGTTATCTCTATGGTGCGCCTGCCGCCGGCCTCAACCTCGAAGGCGAAGTGACGCTGAAGCCGACGCGCCAGAGCGATGCCTTCAAGGGCTATCAGTTTGGCCTCGCCGACGAAGGTGCCGGCAAGGCAAACGCAAACAATGACGACGAAGACAGCAGCAGCGGCGACAGCAAGGCCGAGAGCACGCAGGTGCCGCTCGAAGACCTGCAGGCGCTGGACGAAAACGGCAAGACCACCTTCAACGTCACGATCAACGATACGCCTTCGACCACGCAGCTGCTGAACGCCAACATCACAGTTCGCATGCAGGAAGCCGGCGGCCGCGCTGTCGAGCGTTCGCTGACGCTGCCCGTCAAGGCGGACGGTCCGCGCATCGGCATCAAGCCGGAATTCGACGGCGATCTCGGTGAAAACTCTGTCGGCAACTTCCATGTCATCGTTGTCGATGCCAATGGCCAGAAGCAGGCTATGCAGGGCCTGACCTGGAAACTGCTCAGCGTCGAGCGCAATTATCAATGGTATCGCGACGGCAGCAGCTGGAAGTTCGAGCCGATCATGTCCACCAAGCAAGTGGCGGTCGGCACGGTCAACACCACGACGGACGGCGCGGCGATTTCCATGCCGGTCACCTGGGGCCGCTACCGCCTCGAAGTCTCCACCGCCGACGCCAACGGTCCAGAATCGAGCGTCGAGTTCAATGCCGGCTGGTATGTCGCCTCGACCTCGACGGAAACGCCTGACGCGCTCGAGATCGCGCTCGACAAGGAGAGCTACCATGTCGGCGATACGGCCAAGCTGAAAGTGACCTCGCGCTATGCCGGCCAGCTGATGGTGACGGCAGGCTCGGAAACGCTGATCTCGGTCACCAATGCCGATATCGGCGCCGCGGGCGGCGAAGTGGATGTTCCCGTGACCGCCGACTGGGGGGCCGGCACTTATCTGACCGCAACCCTGTTCCGCCCCGGCGACGCCCAGGAAAGCCGCATGCCGATGCGCGCCATCGGCATCAAATGGGCGCCGGTCGACCCCGGCGAGCGCAAGCTGCAGATCAAGATCGACGCACCCGAGAAGACGCTGCCGCGTCAGCCGCTCAACATCGCTCTGCAGGTTGCGGGCGCAGGCGCCAATGAGGACGCCTATGTCACGATCGCCGCCGTCGATGTCGGCATCCTCAATCTGACGCGCTACCAGCCGCCGGCACCGGACGACTGGTATTACGGGCAACGCCAGCTCGGCCTCGAAATCCGCGACATCTATGGTCGCCTGATCGATGGCTCGCTCGGCGCGACCGGAAAGCTGCGCACCGGCGGCGACGGCGGACAGGCGGCCCTGCAGGCGAGCCCGCCGAAGGAAAAGCTGGTTGCCTTCTTCTCCGGCCCCGTCAAGCTCGATGCCAGCGGCAAGGCCAATGTCAGCTTCGACATTCCGCAGTTCAACGGCACGGCGCGGCTGATGGCCGTGGCATGGTCGAAAGCCGGCGTCGGCCACGCGACACGGGACGTGATCATTCGCGATCCGGTCGTCGTCACCGCAAGCCTGCCGAAATTCCTGGCGCCTGGGGACAAGGCCAACCTGCGTCTCGACGTCGCCAACACCGATGCGCCCGCTGGCGAGTACACGCTCGCCGTGACTGGCAACAGCGCCGTGACGGTGGATGCGAGTGCCGCCCAGCAGAAGATCAATCTGCAGACCGGCGGCAAGTACAACATCACGCTGCCGCTGACCGGCGGACAGCCGGGCGACGGCACGGTTTCGATCAAGCTCTCGAATGCGTCAGGCATGTCGCTCGATCAATCGGTCGATATCCCGGTTCGCCCGTCGCAACTGCCGGTCACCGAACGGCGCGTCATCGCGCTTGCGCCCGGCAAGAGCCTGACCGTCAATGCCGACCTTCTCGCCGACAGCGTACTGCCCGGCGCCTCGGTCAGCGTCAATGTCAGCCGTTCCAGCGCCTTTGACGTGCCGGCGCTTTTGATGAGCCTCAGCCACTATCCCTATGGCTGCGCGGAACAGACGGCGAGCAGCGCCATGCCGTTGCTCTACTTCAGCGACATGGCCATCAAGAACGGCCTGGCCAATGACGCCGAGATCCAGAAGCGCGTGCAGGACTCGATCTATCGCGAACTGTCCTACCAGTCTTCGACCGGCAGCTTCGGCCTCTGGGGGCCGGGCTCGGGCGATCTCTGGCTCGACGCCTATGTCATGGACTTCCTGACCCGTGCCCGCGAGCAGAAATACAGCGTGCCGGATCAGGCGATGGTGCAGGGGCTCGAAAACCTCCAGAATGCGCTGAGCGCCAATACCAACGTCAAGGATAACGGCAACGAGATCGCCTATGCGCTCTACGTGCTGGCGCGCAACAAGAAGGCTTCGATCAGCGATCTGCGCTACTATGCGGACACGATGCTGAACGACTTCCCGACGCCGCTCTCCAAGGCGCATCTGGCCGCGGCTCTCGCGCTCTATGGGGATGCACAGCGCTCGCGCAACATCTTCGTGGATTCGCTGCAGATGTCGCAGAAGGCGGCGGTGACCAAGGTCAGCTTCGTTCGCTCGGATTATGGTTCGTCGCTGCGCGACGGTGCCGCCGTGCTGGCGCTGGCCGCCGAAAGCCGCCCGGTGCCGCCGATCATTCCGGAACTCGCAAGCGTCGTTGCCAAGGATTGGCAGAGCCGGAAATATACCAGCACCCAGGAACAGACCTGGATGCTGCTCGCCGCCCGCGCTTTGCAGAATGGCGACGATGGCCTGACGCTCGACGTCAATGGTGCTGCCCATAGCGGCACCTATATGGCGCAGATGAGCGGCGATGCGCTGATGGGCCACCCGCTGACCGTCACCAATACGACGCGCCAGCCGTTGTCGGCTGCCGTGACCACGGTCGCGGCTCCGGTCGCGCAGCTGCCGGCCGGCGGCAACGGCTTCAAGATCGAGCGCAAGTACTACACGCTCGACGGCGAGGAGGTGAATGTCAGCCAGGCACAGCAAAACGAACGCTACGTCGTCGTGTTGCATGTGACCGAAAATAACGACTGGCCGCAGCGCATCCTCGTGACCGATCTCCTGCCGGCAGGCTTCGAGATCGACAATCCGAGCATCGTCAACAGCGCCCAGTTGTCGAACTTCGACTGGCTGAGCGACATTCAGCCCGCCCATGTCGAGTTCCGCAACGACCGTTTCGTCGCCGCCTTCGACCAGGGCTCCGGCGCAGACCGTGACATGACCTTCGCCTATGTCGTGCGCGCCGTGACCCCCGGCGTCTACGACCATCCGGCCGCAAGCGTCGAGGACATGTATCGTCCGCAGTTCTCGGCCCGCACGGCGATGGGCCGTATGGAGGTGCTGGGCGCCCAGCAGTAA
- a CDS encoding LysR family transcriptional regulator yields MNRTQLSQLAVFAAVAAHRSFRAAGKELSIAPSAVSHAVSSLEESLGVRLLARTTRSVLPTEEGQALLQRLGPALEEIDIALEDTLATRGRPAGTLRITAPRFASDLLMAPRLGDFLNTYPDITLEIANEDGFSDIVKEGYDAGIRLAESIEGDMIAVKVSPDIRTVIAGSPAYFEKNPKPLHPRDLVHHRCIKRRFTDGSIYRWEFEKDGRELVVAVDGPLIVIEDRLAVLAAVNGAGLAYLFDIRVQQELAEGKLIRVLEDWCPPYPGFCIYYPSRRQMRPALRAFIDFFKYTGP; encoded by the coding sequence ATGAACAGAACACAACTCTCTCAGCTTGCGGTTTTTGCCGCCGTCGCCGCCCATCGCAGCTTTCGTGCTGCCGGCAAGGAACTGTCGATCGCGCCATCGGCAGTTAGCCATGCCGTCTCCAGCCTTGAAGAAAGCCTCGGCGTGCGGTTGCTTGCCCGCACCACGCGCAGCGTGCTTCCGACCGAGGAGGGGCAGGCGCTATTGCAACGGCTGGGGCCGGCCCTGGAGGAAATCGATATTGCGCTGGAGGATACGCTGGCGACCCGTGGCCGCCCGGCGGGGACGCTGCGCATCACCGCGCCGCGCTTTGCTTCCGATCTTCTCATGGCGCCGCGGCTTGGCGATTTCCTCAATACCTATCCGGATATCACGCTGGAGATCGCCAACGAGGATGGTTTCAGCGATATCGTCAAGGAGGGCTACGATGCCGGTATCCGGCTAGCGGAGAGCATCGAAGGCGATATGATCGCGGTAAAGGTCTCGCCCGATATCCGCACCGTCATTGCCGGGTCGCCGGCCTATTTTGAGAAAAATCCGAAGCCTCTGCATCCCCGCGACCTCGTTCATCACCGCTGCATCAAGCGGCGATTTACCGATGGCTCGATCTATCGCTGGGAGTTCGAGAAGGATGGCCGCGAGCTGGTCGTTGCCGTCGATGGACCGCTGATCGTCATCGAGGATCGACTGGCGGTGTTGGCGGCTGTCAATGGCGCCGGCCTCGCCTATCTTTTCGATATCCGCGTGCAGCAGGAACTGGCCGAAGGCAAGCTCATCCGCGTGCTCGAGGATTGGTGCCCGCCCTATCCCGGCTTCTGCATCTACTATCCGAGCCGTCGCCAGATGCGCCCGGCACTCAGGGCCTTTATCGATTTCTTCAAATACACCGGACCGTAG
- a CDS encoding GtrA family protein, translating to MKKLFRFLIAGGVGFVVDAGVLHLLLWFTPFGPFVGRAISIPSALLATWVLNRNFTFGRSDRSLAAEGFRYGSVGLTSALLNYTLFSSLLMTEPSLRPIIALTLASAAATAFSFFGYSRFVFRHRQNP from the coding sequence ATGAAGAAGCTCTTTCGCTTCCTGATCGCCGGCGGCGTCGGCTTTGTGGTCGATGCGGGCGTGCTGCATCTGTTGCTCTGGTTCACGCCCTTCGGCCCCTTCGTCGGCCGCGCCATATCGATCCCGAGCGCGCTGCTTGCCACCTGGGTACTCAACCGTAACTTCACCTTCGGCCGATCCGACCGCTCGCTGGCAGCGGAGGGCTTCCGCTACGGCTCGGTCGGGCTGACCTCGGCTCTGCTGAACTACACCCTCTTCAGCTCGCTGCTGATGACCGAGCCGTCATTGCGGCCGATCATCGCGCTGACGCTGGCATCGGCGGCGGCAACGGCGTTTAGCTTCTTCGGCTATTCGCGCTTCGTCTTCCGCCACCGGCAGAACCCCTAA
- a CDS encoding aldo/keto reductase gives MKTRRLGKDLTVSAVGLGCMGMSFAYGPTDDDESVKTLHRAVDLGVTFFDTAEMYGPFTNEELLGRALKPVRDRVVIATKFGFKLDHTKAGLAAMIGVDSRPEHVKEVAEASLKRLGTDVIDLFYQHRVDPNVPIEDTVGAMAELVREGKVRALGLSEAGSATIRRAHAVHPIAAVQSEYSLWSRDPEEDVLATCRELGIGFVPYSPLGRGFLTGAIHKTEDLATDDFRRSLPRFQSENFDANAALVAKLQALAEEKDVTAAQLALAWVLHQGDDIVPIPGARKLHHLEQNAAAADIVLSAQEVKELGDIIKPEIVVGKRYTDAALALTNI, from the coding sequence ATGAAAACCCGCAGGCTTGGTAAGGATCTCACCGTTTCCGCCGTCGGACTCGGCTGCATGGGCATGAGCTTCGCCTATGGCCCGACGGACGACGACGAATCCGTCAAAACGCTGCATCGCGCCGTCGATCTCGGCGTCACCTTTTTCGATACCGCCGAAATGTATGGCCCCTTCACCAACGAAGAGCTGCTCGGCCGCGCTCTGAAGCCGGTTCGCGACCGTGTGGTCATCGCCACCAAATTCGGTTTCAAGCTCGATCACACGAAAGCGGGCCTCGCCGCCATGATCGGCGTCGACAGCCGGCCCGAACATGTCAAGGAAGTCGCCGAAGCCTCGCTGAAGCGCCTCGGCACGGACGTCATCGACCTTTTCTACCAGCATCGCGTCGATCCGAATGTGCCGATCGAAGACACGGTCGGCGCCATGGCTGAACTGGTAAGAGAAGGCAAGGTGCGCGCGCTCGGCCTGTCCGAAGCGGGCTCCGCCACCATCCGCCGCGCCCATGCCGTACATCCGATCGCCGCCGTGCAGAGCGAGTATTCGCTCTGGAGCCGCGATCCGGAAGAGGATGTGCTCGCCACCTGCCGCGAACTCGGCATCGGCTTCGTGCCCTACAGCCCGCTCGGCCGCGGCTTCCTGACGGGCGCGATCCACAAGACGGAGGATCTCGCAACCGACGATTTCCGCCGTTCGCTGCCGCGCTTCCAGAGCGAGAATTTCGATGCCAACGCGGCCCTGGTCGCAAAACTTCAGGCACTGGCCGAAGAAAAGGACGTCACCGCGGCACAACTGGCGCTCGCATGGGTGCTGCATCAGGGCGACGACATCGTGCCGATCCCCGGCGCGCGCAAGCTGCACCATCTCGAGCAGAACGCTGCAGCTGCCGATATCGTCCTTTCGGCACAAGAGGTGAAGGAACTCGGCGATATCATCAAGCCCGAGATCGTCGTCGGAAAGCGGTATACGGATGCCGCATTGGCCCTGACGAATATATGA